In Vibrio quintilis, the DNA window ACAGAAACGTTCGTTACTAGCAGCAGTAAGCCCATGATGGGGCAGATGCGGTTCATGATTGTCTTCCTTCGTTGTGTTTACAAAGAGCAGGTGAAGCGGGTGTTGTTATGGCGGTATCCCTTCCACCTGACGATTCCTGATTAGATTACTCCTTTTATGCTACTAAGTTAATAATGGTTAAGGGCGGGATAGATCGCGACTATCGACTGTATGTATTTATATTTCGGATGATATTCAGGACAGGCGGTTGAAAAGGAACATAAAAGCAGTAAGGACAGACACTGTATTTACATCCATTGACCAAGTTACCTGACTGTTTTCTCCGGTTATTGGTGGGAGTATTGCTTTAAGCTGGACTGAAATAACCGGAGGATTTTTTATGACAGTCAGAGCCCGTAGTAATGTACAACAACAAAGTCAAACACTGGCGATCACCGCTGGTGAAAGTGAACCGGCGATCATTACCTTTCAACCCTTATATCCGTTTGACGCTGCTAAAATTGCGATTGATCTGCAAGGGGACCTGGGGGCCGCCAATGAATATATTGATCTGTATATTAACGGCATGAGAACAGATTCAATCACAACCGGCAATCATACACAGGCCTATCAGCGTGTTCTGAACAAAGATATTTCTGCGCTGGTACAGCCGCGTCAGCCGATAGTCCTTCAGTTTCAGCCGACCCGTTATGTGAATCGATTGTGGTCATATGCCTGGAAAGCTATTGTGACGTTGTCACTTGAATCAGCGCCGCAACAGGCTGATGAAACTTTTACTGAATTCCTTTCTCCGGCCATGGCCAGCGCCAGTGTGATGACGCTGAGCAGCCAGTCTTTATCTGCCTCCGGCCAGAACCTGGCCACCGGACAGCAACAAACCGCAGTGATGCAACAGACATCGAACGGGCTGGGTATTCAGTCGATCATGGATTCCGGCAATGCAACCACCGCCGCGGTCAGCCGCCGGATCATCAGAACAAAAAAGTAATCCTGATACTCACGACGCATGCTGAGGATCAGCATGCGTTTGTTCCTTCGAAAGTTATATCCCCAAGCAACCTGAATCCTGCATCTTCAGGTTGCTTGGGGATAGATCCCGGTTAATCCTGAATATTCACCCGCTTTCACCAATTCTCTTTACGTCCTTGCAGATAAGCTCAAAGTATTCAATCAGTCGTTGTTTGTGAGCACCCGAATATCATGAATTCATCTTCGTCAGAGCAACAAATCAATCAGCCGGAAATTGACGGGCTGGATGCGCTGTGGGAAATCACGCAGGGCAGGCCCGAAATCCATGTCGCGGTTCTTGATGGGCCGGTCAATCCCGGGCATCCGGATCTGCAGGGGATGCAATATGACTATATTCACCGGAGCAGTGACAGGCCGGCGCGCTCATCGCATGGCACATTTGTCACCAGCCTGATCGCCGCCGGGCATCAGGGGAACGTGAAGGGGATTGCACCGGGCTGTCGGTATTTATTCCACGATCTTTATCATGAAACTGCCGGAGGCGGGCTCTATCCGTGCGGCCAGGCTGATATTGCCCGTGGTGTGCTGAATGCATTACATCATGGTGCGCATCTGATCAATATCAGTGGTGGCGAGCGGATGGCGGCAGGTGGTGAAGTCATGCCCTGTCTGGCTGATGCGCTGTCACAGTGTGAAGCGCAGGGCGTTCTGGTGATTGCGGCGACTGGTAATGACGGCAGCAATGTATTACACGCGCCCGCGTGTTACCCAACGGTGTTAGCTGTGGGCTCTCTGGACAAAAAAGGGCTGCCTTCGGCTTTCAGCAACTGGCATGAGGCCGCGTCGTCACACGGTATTACCATCACCGGGGAACAGGCGCTGGGTGCCTGTGTCGACGGGGATGGATTTTCAACCTGTACCATGAGCGGTACGAGCTTTTCGACGGCCTATGTGAGTGGTATTGCCGCATTGATCGCCAGCTGGCAGCAACAATATGGCATGTCTGACATGTTAAGTATCCGTCAGCTGCTGCTTGACTGCGCAACGCCATCACTGGCCTCTGATCATCCCGAACGGGCCCGGGTTCTGGCCGGAAAATTAGATTTGGAACAAGTGATCGACACCTGCCGTTCCGGATTTCCGGCTCAGGCTGGTACGCCTGAATCCGGAACGGCTTTAGCAGCAGTTATATCTTCTAACCATCTCAACGATAAGGCTTTCGCTATGAATCAAGATACTTTCTCCGACCCGAATGCTTCTCCGGCTTCTTCCGGACAAGACGGTGGTCCGGCGCATACGACCGAACCATCCCATGCCATCCCTGCGTCAGCGCCGGATGACGTCAGTGTGACTCAGGCCGGTGCCTGTGCAGCTCAGTCTGATGATGCTCCGGGCAGCAATATTCCCTGTAATCATGAAGCAATCCGGAATAATGCTAACAGCCCGGCACCGGCCTCTCAGAATCATATGCACTACTCCGGCGTGAGGGCGGCAGCATCAGGTGCAGTCAAACCGGCTTCCGTTTATAACCCGTTTGTGAATCAGGGCAATATTCCGACGTTTGAGAACTGTCAGCTGGTGCTGGCGATTGGTCAGCCTTCTTATAACTTCGGGATAGAAGCCAATCAGGATGTGTTTAAAGCTGCGCTCTCAGAATGGCACAGTCATTTGCCTGAAGTGATGAAGACCATGTTTCCGGACTCACCCTATTCAGAACTATCAATGGCTGGTTTTTTACTGTGGCACGATAGCAGCGGCAATGCGACCAATCTCTATTACAGCAGCCAGCTCATCTGGATTCTGAGTATGAATGCCACGCCTGTATACAGTATTACACCGGGTATGGTGCCGTTTTCGGATAGCATCTATTTCGAACTGGCAGCGTTTCTGGCTGAGAATGTCGGGTTAGATGTGGCGAAATATAAACAATTATCCCGGGCGGTTTCACACCGGGCAGACGGCACAAATAACAATGCAGAACGGTTATTCAGTGAGATTAAAACAACCTATGAAGATAGCCTGAAGAATAAAAACAATGTGATGCGGATGTCTTTGCCGGGATATATCTCCGGGGAAACCCGGTTGCTGAACGGCAACGCGATTCAATCTGTTTCGCCGGTGGCCTACGGCATGAATAACTGGACTTTAGAGGCACTCATCGATGCTTATTCACATGGCCGTCAGAGCAGTGATAATTTCAGAAAGCAGCTTGAGAGTCTGCTGAACCGGTTATATATCAATACGGTCAACCGGGGTCAGTCGCCGGAAGAAAGGGCACTGAACTACGCGATTTATAACATTATTTCGGTGGCTGATGTGGTGAACGAAGCGGCTGAAAACAACCTGCAATTTACCAGCTATCAGGTCAAACCATCCAAAATTCAAAGACAGCACTCCGAAATGCGCGATGTCGAACTCACTTTCTTTGACCCCGGCAATACCACGCTGGCCTCGACGACGTATGCCATTACCGTCGATGTCAGTGCGATTACTCCTATTATCGTCGGTCAGATCGAACAGTGGCATGCGCCCGTCAGTGTCACTTCGGTTTAGCTCAGATTTTCAGGCATTCAGCGAATGCCTGCATACGGCCCGGCAGCAGCCGTGACAGGATAAGCCTGAAGCTGCCTCATTTGTTGATTATCAAAGCGAGGAAATTAATTATGAAACTACCAATGCAATCTCAACCGGTTGAACGGACTGTTTACTCTTCTCATGCTGCGGGTGCGGGTGCCGAAGCCTGTGGCTTCTGGGGCGATCTGGGCAGTGGCCTGCTGAGTGCAGCAAAAACGTTTGGTCCGACGCTGCTGGGTATGCTTTAAGTCCGGATAAACAGCGCAGGCTGGCACATACTCTCTATTCATCCATATTTGTGTAAATAAATGACAAGGCCATGTTTTTGCTGGTCTTGTCATTCTCGGTTGCTTTTTTAAATGACCAGCAGTGAATTCAAGGGGAAAAAAATGAGTAAACAATACGTGGTTGGCTACTTTAACGGTAGCGTGACGCAACAGGAAATTGAAACCAAAGCAAAAGATTATGATGTGGTGATTTTTGCTTTCTGGGTCAGCCCGGAAGAAGGGGTATTCGGCGCTGCGGCTTCGGCGGCAGGTAATCCTGCTTTGGTTGAACTGGTGAAAAAACAAGGCAAGCGTTGTCTGCTCAGTGTCGGCGGTTCAACCTTTCACCCACAGGTGAATGACTTAGCCAGTGCGGAAGCATTCGGGACAGGCGCTGCAAAATTTGCCCTTCAACACGGTTTTGACGGGGTTGATTTTGATATCGAAAATATTCAGATGAACAATGATTCACTGGCATGGCTGGCAAAAGCAACGAATGCCTGCCTGAGTGTGGCTGGTGCAGATCGTCTGTATATTTCCCATGCGCCGCAAGGTCCATATTTCACAGGACAAGGCGGATATGCGGCGCTGGAGTCGCTAACACAGGGCCGGATTGATGCGTTTTATATTCAGTACTACAACCAGGGCACCTGGGCTTATCAAAGTTATGAGAATTATGATTCGATGTTTGCGACAACCTACAATGACAGTGGCGAGGATTATGCGAACCCGACGTCGATCACCAGCATCAGTCAGCGGCAGGGGATTCCGGCAGAAAAACTGTATGTTGGTAAACCTGTTTCAACGGATGATTTGGGCGGAAGCGGGTATTTGTCTCCGGAAGAACTGACAGCGATTCTGGGACAGGCGAAAGCAGCGGGCATTGGCTTTGGCGGTGTCATGGGCTGGTGTATTGACAGCGATACGGACGGGTCGTGGGGCGCGGCGATGAAAGCAGCACTACAGGATTAATCCTGCCTGTACTGTTCTTTCCGCCTCAGGATGAAGTCAATGAAAAAGGCACCGTGTTCAGGTGCCTTTCTCTTGCGTGACCTTTGGATCAGACAAATGGCGTCTCTTTCTTCAGGACATTCGTTTACCGGATATATCGGTTTGGGACAGACGTCTGGCCAGGTTGTCCATCAGTGAGAACAGGATCTCAACGTTATAGCCAATCAGAAAAGCGATCAGCATCGGGGAGTATTCTGCGGTCAGGGCTGCCTGATCTTTGCTGAATACCATACCACTGGAAATGCCCATGACACCGCCTAAAAGTATTCTCAGGTTGTAGTCCAGACAGCTTTTAACGGTAAAGGTTTCTTGTTTAAATGATTGATAAATCGAACGCAGCACCAGTGTAAATGCACCAAGACATCCAAGGAGCAGGGGCAGAATATACCCTTCGAGTAAATCAATCATATGACCGGCGGAGATGCGCGCGCCGAAGAATAAATAGTTGGATATTTGCAGCTGACGCTCAGAGGTGAGTTTATCGACGACTTTCTGATAACGGGCTATTTGGCGGGTAACCTGCCGGGAGCGCTCTTTGGTTTTGAGCTGTTCGATTTGTTTTTGGGCGGCACTCAGTTGTTTGTGATAGATGAAGTCATCATATTCCGAGAAATGGATCTGAGGCTGAATGCCAAGCCGCCAGACAGTATTCCACTGATAAAGAAAAATACGGTTAGATTCAAACTTCTGCCCCGTCTCTTTCTCTGCCCGGGTGAGGCTTTTCAACTGCAGTTTTTGTTCCTCTGACAGCGAGTCCTGAGGCAGACTGGTTAATTGCGAGATCTTCTGTTGCAGGTCACTTTGAGACTCAAACAGCTTGTCTGATTTATTTAACACATCAAGGCCAATCATATAGTAAGACTGCAACATGACGGTAATCAGAATCAGCAGACAGATCGCCATGCCGTAATACAGCGGAACTCGTTTGACCCGCTTATAGTGGCCTTTGTGCTGCTTTTGCCAAAAGCCGGACGGGGCGGTTTCTTTGACACTGGTTAGCGTGGCCGGTTTGATTTGTTCCGCCAGCGCGCAATAGCACTGCCAGAAGCGGGATTCTTCCGCGACGGAGACTTTGCCGTTTTCCGTAAAAGCCTGTTTGGTCGTTAAGATGTCCTGAACGATATCGGGCGGAATTTTCATCCCTTTGCGACACAGGTAACTCAAAATCAGATCGACTTCCTCAATCGCACAGCTCAGTTCGGATTCATAGTCGTGGCGGGCTTTGGCTACTATGTTATCCGGCTTTTTCGCTGATTGCTCTGGTGAATTTTTTTGTGAACCTTCTGATGCAGTGTCTGTGGTTGTGGATGTCATGACCTCTCTCCGGTGGCTGGTCTCTGCGGATTAGGTATAACTGTACGAGAGCGACATGTTGGGTTCTTTTTCTGCTGCAACAATGTCTTTGCCTGTGTAAACGAATCCGTGATTTGAGCGAGGGAACTGATGACATGTTGCAAGAAACGGAAAGAAAATGGCGATTGTATATTGTCCTTTAATACCCGATATCCTGAAGATGCCGTTTTATCATGAATTGCACGCATTTCTTCATCGTCCCGGCCGGGATTTTTGCCTGTCCTCCGATTATCGTCTTTCTCTGGGTCAACAGACTCTGGTATGTCCGGATTAGCTGTCGCAGTGTTTGATTCAGACGCTGAAGCGGATACTGAAACGGGTTCTGAAATGAATTGACTGCGGGCGCAGGTCGATATTGCACTCAGGAGGAAGATGGATGGAAGATTCGCCTTATCGCATCATCGTGCAGTCAGGTCATCAGACGGTGCCGATGCAACTTTGTGAAAATTTAATTGATCAGCCGGTGAAAATTTTTCCGGTGAGTCTGGATAAACTGGTTGATCGGGTGATTGATCTGGCGCCCGATGTGATTCTGGCTGATGCAACCTATGGCAAAATTCGTGATATCCGTGCGGCCTGTCAACTGCTGCATAAACAGATGAATCATCAGCAGGTTGCGGTGCCGCCGGTGCTGGCTGTGATTGAGGGAAACAGCGGGCAGCGGGGAGAAGTGCTGCGTTACGGCGCGATTGATTGTGTCACTTATCCGTTTGACCCTCACGAAGTGATGATGCGGATTGAATACAGCCTGCTGTTGCAGGAAGCTTGTCATCAGGGCCTGACCCCGTACCGGACCAGTCCGGGATTTTATACACTGTTTGCGGATCAGCCCGGCGATGATCTGGCGAAGCAAACGGCTGATTACCTGCTGCAACATCTGGCAGCGCCGGTGACGCTGGTCCGGATTGCCCGGCAGATGCATACGAACCGGACCACCTTATCGAAAGCGTTTAAGCAGGCTTTTGGCTGTACTATTTTTTACTGGTTATACGAGCGCCGGATGGAAAGAGCGGCAGATTATCTGCTGCGGACTTATTATGATATCCGGCAGGTGGCTTACCGGGTGGGATATCCCGATGCGAATAACTTTTCTACTGCGTTCAAAAAGAAATTCGGCAGTTCGCCGGGTCAGTTTCGTGCCCGGCATCAGAAATATCAGCGCAACCATACAAATCAGCACAGCAATACACATCAGCACACAACGGCTCAGACCTGAATGCAGGGCAAACGGCCCTGCTCAGGCTTAGTCTCTGGTACAGAAAGCATCTGAAAAAACCGGAAAAAGATCCGCGGATGAGCGGCTCATCGTCCGGTTCATTCACCGTTATCAGCAGGCCTGTTTCGCCAGAATCTGTGCTTCTTCAGCGATAAAATCGCAGTGCTCGCCTTTGATCCATAGCTCTTTCACTTTGATATGCCGCATTGCCATATAGCAGGCATCGTCGGATAAACCTGATCACTGTTGCCCTGTGTCACCGGGCGGATAATCCCGTTATGGAAAATAAAATATTTCTCATCCCGGAGAGCGTCTGATCCGGTGTGAAGCAACTGATTCATGGCGACCCGGTTCTGTTTTTTCTTGGACAGTAACCGGTCAAAAACGACATTGTGACAACCGCAGGACAGTTCACAACAATTTGAATGATTGTGCCGGTTTCATTCAATATAAGGGAGCCGTCCGCCTGAATTCAGTATCACTTCGGCATCAGTTATTGAAATAAAAAAGCGACGCCGGAGCATCGCTTTTTTTGCAGGTTACGCTTTTAACGGACAGGCGCTTATCGCCTCCTTATCGTGCTGATAGGGACAGACGCCGGTCTGTCTGACCACTGCTCAGGTATTGTCCCCTTTTATTCCACGGCTACTTCTGCCGGTGTGCTTTGTTCTTCCTGTGCGATCTGGCGATAGGTCCAGGCTTTTAAAGCCACCTGAAGTGCGGCGAATGCACCCAGCATTTCCCCCTGATCACCTTTCAGTGATTTGGCTGTATCCAGTTGGTGTTCGAGTAAATCGGCCAGCAGTTTTGGTGAGTTGCTCTGTTGGTGCAGCATCACACTGGTGCCGGACGCATTCTCCAGACAGACTTTGGTGGCATGATTCTGGCTGGATCTCAGGCGTTGATCGACCGCCTGGAAGATCTCAAACAGCTCCATCACGGCCTGGTGGTGCTTCTCCGGCTGAAGCCAGAAGTTCATCAAGGCAAAGGCATTTTGACCTGCACTGGCTTCTTTTAATTCCGACATCATTTGTGCCATATCTTTTTGTGGTGACATCGCCGCCATAAAATCGGTCAGTTCTTTGACCGATTGCTGCTGAAAATCAAACCAGTGCTTCATTGCCTCAGTTACCCGTGACCAGTCTTGCTGAAAAGGCATCAGATAAAACATATATTCTCTCCATGTGATGGGTTTTATTGGATTAATAATCAGTCGGTTTGCTGCTCAGGCGTTCGACCATGCGATAGACAGCACTGACTTGTGGTGAATCTTTAGTGAAGTAGTCCGGATTCGGGTCATCCGGTGAAGAATATCCCCAGAAATCCCAGCAGCCTTTCGGGTTGTAGGGCTTTTCGGTCGAGGGATGAACCTGCGGGTAGAGCATGATGAGGTTGTAGGCATCGGCATAGGCGTTATAACCGGTCTGGTTATAGTATTTATCCTTAATGACTGTTGCACCCTGCTCACAACCGTGGAAAACCACATGAATACTGCACCGGGTGTCTTTTTCTTTACACTTGTCGGGGATGTAGACATAACCGGTTTTATCCATGCTGGTATAAGGTGATTTGATGAATTCGGATTGATCAAACGGTACCGCTTTAGCCTCTGGTTTAGCCTCTGGTTTAAGTTCGCTGGTATTCAGTCCGGAATATATTTTGTTCAGAATGTTTTCAGCCAGTGAAATCCCACAATTATTTACAAAAGGTGGTTTGGTCGCACTACATGTGCTGTCTTTGGCATTTTCTGTAATGATGGCATGACCGGCATTGGTATCGTTTTTGTAAAGAATATCCTCTACGCCCAGTGACTGATAAAAGTTTTGTGTTTGATCCATGACCAGCATGCTGACGGTTTTATCGCTGCTGCCACTGAACAGATACAGATGATCTTTCTTCAGATTTTCTACCGGATCGATTTTTCCCTCTGCGGCCAGCTGACGGGTTTTTTTGACCAGCAATGGTATGTTTGGCCCGGCGCTTTTGGTCAGCGGGTTCATACAGGTGTTCATCGCATTTTCCAGGTAAGTACTGGTCGGCCAGGATTGCGCGCACAGGTAAGGCCCGCCAGCGATAATTCCGGCACCTTTCATAATGGCGGAATGCGCGACTAAGAACTGTGTGGTCATAAATGCGCCGGATGATAAGCCGGAGACCGATGTGTTGCTGATCTCTGCGCCGACCGCCGGCAATTTATCCATGGCATGGGTTGCCAGCGGAATGAGTATCATGGATAAAACAGACCAGCGCGATAGCGGATTGCGTTTATTTGTCTTCATCATTGATTCCTGTTTGCCAAAGTTGAGTTGTCATATAATCACTTTAGGTTATGGGTTTAGTTACAATCAGTTCTTTGGCAAATACAGGCCGGGCTTTGGCAGCGCATATTTGTCATGTTGCGCACATATGAATATTCCGGAGCTGAAAACCTGGGTATTTTCACTGCAAGACCCCCCGTTTTGTCCTATAGTTGCCGCCATCAAATCAGTAAAGTCGTTTTATTTGACCTGAGCTGAATTTGCATGAGAGATGAAAACACCATTTTCCGGATCAATGATTTGAAACCTGTCAGGCAGGCGCTGAGTCCTGAACTCAGCTGGTGCCAGAGCCTGATTCACGCCCGCCTGTCAGAACAGTTGTTACCCGGAATCGAGGCCGGGATGCCGGATATTGTGCCGGACGATCCTTACGGCGCTTTTGTCACGCAGCAGGGGTGTGATGCCAGAACCCGCCTGACGCTCTGTCTTGCCATGATTCCTGAAGTGGCACCTGCACTGTTTGATGTGTTGCTTCAGCTCAATGAACAGACCCAGCGGCCTTATACTGAATTTGGTCTGGTGGAGTATGACGGCATCGTCCGGGCGACCGGACACACGCTGGGTTTTTTACTCGGCGGCGACCCGCTGCAAAGCCGGTTGCAGGTGATGCGCCTGTTATCCGGGGAAGCAGAGCCGGGAGAGTGGCTGATCCGGGATAATTCGCCGGAGGCGACTCCGGTGTTGTGGCAGCGGCTGCAACTGCGGCCGGAGGTTTTACAGCAGCTCCTGCTGCCTGACATGCCTGCCCGGCCGACGGTGATCAATCATCTGGCGACCCGGCTTGAAACCGCATTATGCTGGCACGATTTAATGCTGTCGGAGGCTGTGTACCGGGATCTGGATGAGATTGAGTTATGGCTGAGCTATGGCGAACGGCTGGGAAAGGAGTGGCAGTTGGCCGGTAAAATCCGCGAGGGTTTCCGGGCGCTGTTTTACGGCCCGCCGGGCACGGGTAAAACTCTGACGGCAACCCTGTTGGGTCAGCGGACCAACCGGCCGGTATACCGGGTTGATATCGGCGCGGTGACCTCAAAATATATCGGGGAAACTGAGAAGAATTTGGAGCAGGTGTTTCAGCAGGCAGAGCGTCATCACTGGCTGCTGTTTTTTGATGAAGCGGATGCCCTGTTCGGCCAGCGGGTACAGACCAGCGGCGCGAATGATCAGTTTGCCAATCAGAATGTGGCCTATCTGCTGCAACGCATCGAGAGTTTTGGCGGCATTATTATTCTGGCTACGAATTTACAGGATAACTTAGACGAGGCATTTTTCCGGCGTTTTGAATCGACGGTTTATTTTCCCAGGCCGGATGAAAGTGTGCGGCTGGCGCTGTGGGAAAACGCACTGCCACCGGCAAAACGCACCCCGGATATCAATCTCCATCAGCTGGCCTGTGAGTATCCGTTCAGTGGCGCAGAAATCATTAATATCGTTCGCTACGCGGCACTCAAGGTGATGAGTCAGGATCGGGAGCGGGTCTCAATGGCAGAGCTGGCATTGGGGATTAAGAAAGCACAGCAAATGATGCAGGAGGGGCTTTTGTCGGCGGGGAGGCATTCTTTTTTTTAATGGTTTGCTGTTTTTTGCTGTCTTTTGTTTGTCTCTGCTGTCTTTTGCTTCAGTGGGATGGTTTGTGGCGCACCTGCATCGACAAATCTGGAACTTTCTTTCTGAAAGTCCCAGATTTGTTTTGTGGTTTCATTGGTGGGTTTAACCTCGTTCCCATGCTCCGCGTGGGAATGCATACCGAGCTAAAAATTACCATGATTGGCAGATATTGACTGGTTTTTTTGCTCACATCGATCATGAGATAACCTCGTTCCCATGCTCCGCGTGGGAATGCATACCGAGCCAAAAATTACCATGATTGGAAGATATTGACTGGGTTTTTTGCTCACATCGATCATGAGATAACCTCGTTCCCATGCTCCGCGTGGGAATGCATACCGAGCTAAAAATTACCATGATTGGAAGATATTGACTGGGTTTTTTTGCTCACATCGATCATGAGATAACCTCGTTCCCATGCTCCGCGTGGGAATGCATACCGAGCCAAAAATTACCATGATTGGAAGATATTGACTGGGTTTTTTGCTCACATCGATCATGAGATAATCTCGTTCCCATGCTCCGCGTGGGAATGCATACCAAGCCAAAAATTACCATGATTGGCAGATATTGACTGGTTTTTTTGCTCACATCGATCATGAGATAACCTCGTTCCCATGCTCCGCGTGGGAATGCATACCAAGCCAAAAATTACCATGATTGGCAGATATTGACTGGTTTTTTTGCTCACATCGATCATGAAATAACCTCGTTCCCACGCTCCGCGTGGTAATGCATACCGAGCCCAAAATTACCATGATTGGCAGATATTGACTGGGTTTTTTGCTCACATCGATCATGAGAGAACCTCGTTCCCACGCTCTGCGTGGGAATGCATACCGAGCTAAAAATTACCATGATTGGCAGATATCAATGAGTCCTGTTTCACCTTCATAATTACGAGCACTTGAATAACGCCAGTGAGTCGCTTTATCGACATAGCCTCTTTTAACCGGGTTTTGGTGAATATATTCAACCTTCTGATGCATCATTTCATCACCTTGTATTAATTCGGGGTATGCTCCTTCCTGCCAAAACTGATAAGCGCGGTCATTCTTATGTGCTTTTTTGTAAAACGCTAACTGGTCGAGTATCGTTTTGGCTTTATGCTGAGTTAAATACAAGATCAATTGCCTGGCTGTATAGGATTTAAACCGAGCAATATCCCGATCTAACTGCTGACTTTGTACGACCATATGTAAGTGATTTTCTAATATGACGTAAGCGTGTATTTTCATGTTTTCACGCATTAGAAAAGAGAGTGAATCAAGTAAAATGTTGACGGTTTGTGGACGGGTGAAAACAGGTATCCAGTGTAAAACTGTCAGGGTTACAAAATGAGGCGCACCCTGATGCATGATTTTGTATCGACTTCTTCCCATGAATCCCCATTATATTCAATTCGCTTATTGCGGATTATGCACTGGATGATAACCGGGGATAGTACAAGAGCAGAACTTTGCGTGGCACTTCTAAGTCAGGTATGCATTCCCACGCGGAGCGTGGGAACGAGGTTTACTAAAAGGAACCAAAAACGTCTTTTTTTGCTTGGTCATGCGTGGGTCGTGACCGATTTATAAGCGCGTCCCTGCGCTGACAAATCTGAAACTTTCTCCCTGAAAATTCCTCCTTTGAGCAGCGATCAATTTGGCTGTGTTTTGTTTGTTTCTGCTGTCTTTAACCCTTGTTCCCACGGTCCTCCGTGGGAATACATATCGAATATAAGCATCATTGATAAAAACCCTTTGCAAACTCACCTTTGCTCACATCCATCATAAGATGATCAATGAAGTCCACAAAAATTATGCGTGTATGTTCAAAGTATCCGCTTTAAGTGAGCAAGTGCATTTGAGTTAATGGGTGTTTGGTCAATTATATTTATTGATGAAGGGAGAGTTATGGCATTTTGAGGATATGGATTGACGTGACATTATGTAAGGGATAAATATGTTCAAATTTTTTATCGGAATGATTTTTATATTTCTACCGATAGCGAATGCTTCAGAAATTGTATTTGAGGGCTATCCTATCAAGAAGATTGAAACCAATGAACACTCATCAGGCACAAGTTTGTTAAATAAATCACAGGGTGCTGAATACAAAGTGAAGATAATCAGAGACGGTGAAAATTATTATTGGTCTAGTCGCGGTAATACTCAAGTCGTTCCAGTGCAGTCTGGTTTTTATATTACATATATAGCTGTTAATGGTTCAGGA includes these proteins:
- a CDS encoding ATP-binding protein codes for the protein MRDENTIFRINDLKPVRQALSPELSWCQSLIHARLSEQLLPGIEAGMPDIVPDDPYGAFVTQQGCDARTRLTLCLAMIPEVAPALFDVLLQLNEQTQRPYTEFGLVEYDGIVRATGHTLGFLLGGDPLQSRLQVMRLLSGEAEPGEWLIRDNSPEATPVLWQRLQLRPEVLQQLLLPDMPARPTVINHLATRLETALCWHDLMLSEAVYRDLDEIELWLSYGERLGKEWQLAGKIREGFRALFYGPPGTGKTLTATLLGQRTNRPVYRVDIGAVTSKYIGETEKNLEQVFQQAERHHWLLFFDEADALFGQRVQTSGANDQFANQNVAYLLQRIESFGGIIILATNLQDNLDEAFFRRFESTVYFPRPDESVRLALWENALPPAKRTPDINLHQLACEYPFSGAEIINIVRYAALKVMSQDRERVSMAELALGIKKAQQMMQEGLLSAGRHSFF
- a CDS encoding REP-associated tyrosine transposase, which codes for MGRSRYKIMHQGAPHFVTLTVLHWIPVFTRPQTVNILLDSLSFLMRENMKIHAYVILENHLHMVVQSQQLDRDIARFKSYTARQLILYLTQHKAKTILDQLAFYKKAHKNDRAYQFWQEGAYPELIQGDEMMHQKVEYIHQNPVKRGYVDKATHWRYSSARNYEGETGLIDICQSW